In Thiospirochaeta perfilievii, a single window of DNA contains:
- a CDS encoding 2TM domain-containing protein: MNLKVYKEKVKSKEIKSYNNLRTHLTTYIAVNIGIFILNMMTSPSFPWFLFVTGGWGIGMVSHWGERFIALKNLDDVINITDMDTKDLEELIKSHRLRHNFYQHIISNIAVSIYLLTINIITSTAFMWSFIPIVAMGIGVASHWASYTNRKSYEEPINIDPNDISDILTNSQLQRAIVLRESILSTIVEIRHKFKDFASDILPKIDSYVETIQLLTQKEEDLDELLKESSTNDLILDKEELKNKKGNTDSPVLITEYNRLIDDIDNHITTIKKLEEDKELLKLKITSSINSLKHLNLELVGIKSQTTLEDSSILDDFDKKSSELALYYKDLLESYNELSNTSSKN, translated from the coding sequence ATGAATTTAAAAGTATATAAAGAAAAAGTAAAAAGCAAAGAGATAAAATCCTATAATAATCTACGAACACATCTCACAACTTACATAGCAGTAAACATTGGTATATTTATATTAAATATGATGACTTCACCTAGTTTTCCCTGGTTTCTATTTGTAACAGGAGGATGGGGTATAGGAATGGTTTCCCATTGGGGAGAGCGATTTATCGCTTTAAAAAATCTAGATGATGTTATAAATATAACAGACATGGATACTAAAGATTTAGAAGAGCTTATTAAATCCCATAGACTAAGACACAACTTTTATCAGCATATAATAAGTAATATTGCGGTTTCCATATACCTATTAACAATAAACATAATAACATCAACAGCTTTTATGTGGTCTTTTATACCAATCGTAGCCATGGGTATTGGAGTAGCCTCCCACTGGGCTTCCTATACAAACAGGAAGAGTTATGAAGAACCAATAAATATAGACCCTAATGACATAAGTGACATTCTAACAAACAGTCAACTCCAAAGAGCTATAGTTCTAAGAGAGTCAATCCTATCGACAATTGTTGAGATAAGACATAAGTTTAAGGATTTTGCTTCGGATATTCTACCTAAAATAGATAGCTATGTAGAGACCATACAACTACTAACTCAAAAAGAAGAGGATTTAGATGAACTTTTAAAGGAGAGTTCAACTAATGACTTAATTCTTGATAAGGAAGAGTTAAAAAACAAAAAAGGGAACACTGACTCACCAGTATTAATTACGGAGTATAACAGACTAATAGATGATATCGATAATCATATTACTACAATAAAGAAGTTAGAAGAGGATAAGGAGCTTTTGAAATTAAAGATTACCTCATCCATTAATAGCTTAAAACATCTTAATTTAGAACTTGTTGGAATCAAGAGTCAAACAACACTTGAGGACTCCTCAATATTAGATGACTTTGATAAGAAATCTTCAGAGTTAGCGCTTTATTATAAAGACCTATTAGAGAGCTATAACGAGTTATCCAACACTAGTAGTAAAAATTAA
- the mnmD gene encoding tRNA (5-methylaminomethyl-2-thiouridine)(34)-methyltransferase MnmD, with protein MEEKLINEYFDDCYFSDESGYLESEYVFINGNNLESRLNEELSIGETGFGTGLNLLVLEEFLEGKLVADKTVKFTTVEKYIIEVDVVKKALSSLANISEESLSRHLNLYEEICANKKNGWNSISVDRSWGRLEFNLFYGDIMDCFENYPIKNNCWFFDGHSPDKNPEMWSVELFKNVSKQTKKGGTFATFTAAGVVKRALRDAGFTVKRKKGFGRKRHMITGFF; from the coding sequence ATGGAAGAAAAATTAATTAATGAATATTTTGATGACTGTTATTTTTCAGATGAAAGCGGATATTTAGAGTCAGAATATGTTTTTATAAATGGAAATAACCTAGAAAGTAGATTGAATGAAGAGTTAAGTATTGGTGAAACGGGTTTTGGTACAGGGTTAAATCTCCTTGTCTTAGAAGAGTTCCTCGAAGGGAAATTGGTTGCTGATAAAACTGTTAAATTTACAACTGTTGAGAAGTATATAATAGAAGTTGATGTTGTTAAAAAAGCTTTAAGCAGTCTAGCAAATATCTCAGAAGAATCACTTAGTCGTCATTTAAACCTGTATGAAGAGATTTGTGCCAACAAAAAAAACGGGTGGAATTCGATATCGGTTGATAGATCATGGGGGAGGTTAGAGTTTAACCTGTTTTATGGTGATATTATGGATTGTTTTGAAAATTATCCCATTAAAAATAATTGTTGGTTTTTTGATGGTCATAGTCCGGATAAAAACCCAGAAATGTGGAGTGTTGAACTGTTTAAAAATGTTTCTAAACAGACAAAAAAAGGTGGAACATTTGCAACTTTTACAGCTGCTGGAGTAGTAAAAAGAGCTCTTAGAGATGCAGGGTTTACAGTAAAAAGAAAAAAAGGATTTGGTAGAAAAAGACATATGATTACCGGCTTCTTTTAA
- a CDS encoding prepilin peptidase, which translates to MIYIILLTSLYLIYYDLRYKKVPNKILLVLFIFVLIDKILIGDLKLSLISGAIAFLTFFLLYIGSRGNIGMGDIKYTSITAIYFGYKFWLYSIIYCSISAIFITVILYLSKIIKRYTKIPFIPFLALGLIIQTSMI; encoded by the coding sequence ATGATTTATATAATTCTATTAACCTCTCTCTACCTAATCTACTATGATTTAAGATATAAAAAGGTTCCTAATAAAATACTTCTAGTTTTGTTTATTTTTGTCTTAATAGATAAAATTTTAATTGGTGATTTAAAGTTGTCTTTAATTAGTGGGGCTATAGCTTTTTTAACCTTCTTTTTACTCTATATAGGTAGTAGAGGTAACATTGGAATGGGAGATATAAAGTATACCTCTATTACTGCTATCTATTTTGGATATAAGTTTTGGTTATACTCAATTATATACTGCTCAATCTCTGCAATATTTATTACAGTAATTCTATATCTTTCAAAGATAATTAAAAGGTATACAAAAATACCATTTATTCCATTTCTAGCCCTAGGTCTTATTATACAAACATCAATGATATAA
- a CDS encoding methyl-accepting chemotaxis protein, with translation MTNIQIERGLSSNYINGDNNKSKITEARSNVDKSYIETNDALYISTLYNKGKDEYESLTKTIKSLRTQVDNKSITAFAVMENYTTIINILIKLNLTAVSEKTAGGIGKRLTGLNALIEIQESAGRFRGYASSVIKKNEAIPTDVVDIIYSDFNTIALSLKSSSILLTDNSKKVRTSLLESNELRFLKEVHNRINSNYKFGEYNLDSTKVWSDGTRIISQIQEMISIESKYIAESNIKIINNLTATRNGSIIGISVTTLFIFLLSIFITSYIIKRINKVTHRLEAMSAGGGDLTHLLEEDINDDIGKLSNAFNSYISSLALLISDIKETGINFVEFSNQLKTIITEVNSSNDNVNTSLGSVELSLDKEKNSVISLKEEMDQVVSYTNKLSGAVEEQMTAVEESSAAVEQMIANIRTVTTSVERTAGIVENLSTSGIKGKEQINQVTHKINTVFELSNSLKSANALIADIADRTSLLSMNAAIEAAHAGDAGKGFAVVADEIRKLSESTASQSKGITENLGNIIVAISAAVQSSTETEKTFTDITDKIEAVAQNQDQIKSAMTEQNQGSNEILEAMSVLKTNSYTVDSTVSELNTMNNKMQDEEEAVYKIIIDVTDSANIMSNAVTQIGSKLQELTTKEITNNNLVNKLSKSMDQFTVN, from the coding sequence ATGACAAATATACAAATAGAAAGAGGTTTATCTTCGAACTACATAAATGGTGACAATAATAAGAGTAAAATCACCGAAGCAAGAAGTAACGTAGATAAGAGCTATATAGAAACCAATGATGCTCTTTATATAAGTACTTTATATAATAAAGGTAAAGATGAATATGAATCTTTAACCAAAACAATTAAGAGTTTAAGAACACAGGTTGATAATAAAAGCATTACAGCCTTTGCTGTAATGGAAAATTATACAACAATTATTAATATATTAATTAAGCTTAATTTAACCGCCGTTAGTGAAAAAACTGCTGGAGGTATAGGAAAAAGATTGACAGGCTTAAATGCATTAATTGAAATTCAAGAATCTGCAGGAAGATTTAGAGGTTATGCATCTTCAGTTATTAAAAAAAACGAGGCAATACCTACTGATGTAGTGGATATAATTTATTCTGACTTTAATACAATAGCTTTAAGTCTTAAAAGTAGTAGCATATTATTAACAGATAATTCCAAAAAGGTTAGAACTAGTTTATTAGAATCTAATGAATTAAGATTTTTAAAAGAAGTACATAATAGAATAAACAGTAATTATAAGTTTGGAGAGTATAATTTAGATAGTACAAAAGTTTGGAGTGATGGAACTAGGATTATATCCCAAATACAAGAGATGATTAGTATTGAATCAAAATATATAGCAGAGAGTAATATTAAAATTATTAACAACTTAACTGCAACAAGAAACGGAAGTATAATTGGTATTTCCGTTACAACACTGTTTATATTTTTATTATCAATATTCATTACAAGCTATATTATTAAAAGAATTAACAAGGTTACCCATAGACTTGAAGCCATGAGTGCTGGTGGTGGAGATTTAACTCATTTATTAGAAGAGGATATAAATGATGATATAGGTAAGTTATCAAATGCCTTTAATAGCTACATATCAAGCCTAGCTCTTCTTATATCAGATATAAAAGAAACAGGAATAAATTTTGTTGAATTCAGTAATCAGTTAAAAACTATAATAACAGAAGTTAACAGTTCCAACGACAATGTAAACACATCCCTAGGTAGTGTTGAACTTAGTTTAGATAAAGAGAAAAACAGTGTTATTTCATTAAAAGAAGAGATGGATCAGGTAGTATCATATACCAATAAGCTATCAGGTGCTGTTGAAGAGCAAATGACAGCTGTAGAGGAATCATCTGCAGCTGTTGAACAAATGATAGCGAATATTAGAACAGTAACTACAAGTGTTGAAAGAACTGCAGGCATTGTTGAAAACTTATCGACTTCTGGAATAAAAGGAAAAGAACAAATAAATCAGGTTACCCACAAAATAAACACTGTTTTTGAACTTTCTAATTCTCTTAAAAGTGCAAATGCATTAATTGCTGACATAGCAGATAGAACAAGTTTATTATCTATGAATGCTGCAATAGAAGCTGCCCATGCAGGTGATGCTGGTAAAGGTTTTGCTGTTGTAGCTGATGAAATAAGAAAGCTTTCTGAATCAACAGCTTCACAGTCTAAAGGGATAACTGAGAACCTAGGAAATATAATAGTAGCAATATCAGCTGCAGTTCAAAGTTCAACTGAGACTGAAAAAACATTTACAGATATAACTGATAAAATTGAAGCTGTTGCTCAAAACCAAGACCAAATAAAAAGCGCTATGACAGAACAAAATCAAGGTTCCAATGAAATTCTTGAGGCTATGTCTGTCCTTAAAACAAATAGCTACACTGTTGATTCTACAGTTTCGGAATTAAATACTATGAATAATAAAATGCAAGATGAAGAAGAGGCAGTATACAAAATAATTATAGATGTTACAGATTCTGCAAATATAATGTCTAATGCAGTTACTCAAATTGGCTCCAAACTACAAGAGTTAACTACAAAAGAAATAACAAATAACAATCTTGTTAATAAACTAAGTAAGAGTATGGATCAATTTACTGTAAACTAA
- a CDS encoding radical SAM protein: protein MKVIKTLRAIDNTGKIAIKLDDNSIIESVLLIDQSDRVTACLSCQVGCAQNCQFCQTATMGLKRNLTSSEIIWQFEALKDVFQRDITNIVYMGMGEPLHNIDNVLTSIKTFTNPKTYNIFLRRITISTSGAITGMDKLLKNPPFPGLAFSLITANQDLRYKLMPNTPKLSEIKESLKQYQQKTNKRLIIEIINFQGINESLNEAIEIRDFLEGLDVIINLIPYNYVPGKNFQEPTMENVEKFSSFLYNLGLKVTIRHGKGQEIAGACGQLGVIN, encoded by the coding sequence ATGAAAGTAATAAAAACCCTTAGAGCAATTGATAATACAGGAAAAATTGCAATTAAATTAGATGATAACTCAATTATTGAAAGCGTCCTACTTATCGATCAATCAGATAGAGTTACAGCATGTTTAAGTTGTCAGGTAGGTTGTGCTCAAAATTGTCAATTTTGCCAAACTGCAACTATGGGACTAAAAAGAAATCTTACTAGTTCAGAGATTATTTGGCAGTTTGAAGCACTTAAAGACGTTTTCCAAAGGGATATAACCAACATAGTTTATATGGGAATGGGTGAACCTCTGCACAATATTGACAATGTTCTAACTTCGATAAAAACATTTACAAACCCTAAAACATACAATATTTTTCTAAGGAGAATTACAATATCTACTAGCGGTGCAATAACTGGTATGGACAAACTTCTAAAAAACCCTCCTTTCCCAGGATTAGCCTTCTCCTTAATTACAGCAAACCAAGATCTAAGATATAAACTTATGCCCAATACACCTAAACTCTCCGAAATAAAAGAGAGCCTTAAACAGTACCAACAAAAAACAAATAAACGGTTGATAATCGAAATAATAAACTTCCAGGGTATAAATGAGTCCCTTAACGAGGCAATAGAGATTAGGGACTTTCTAGAGGGTCTGGATGTTATAATAAATTTAATTCCATATAACTATGTTCCAGGTAAAAACTTTCAAGAACCTACAATGGAAAATGTGGAGAAGTTTTCAAGTTTTCTCTATAACTTAGGCTTAAAAGTAACCATTAGACATGGTAAAGGACAAGAAATTGCTGGGGCTTGTGGACAGCTAGGAGTTATTAATTAA
- the gspG gene encoding type II secretion system major pseudopilin GspG, with protein sequence MIKKLIKILKEDDGWTFIETIIGIAIVLLLTTGVGVVAVKQMEKANVTAATSQIGNFKLALEMYRQDNKVYPTVEQGLNSLWEKPVLSPVPKNWDGPYIDKKTPLDPWDNEYLYKIPGENGLPFTISSLGADSTIGGLGLNKDINSYD encoded by the coding sequence ATGATAAAGAAGTTAATTAAAATATTAAAAGAGGATGATGGCTGGACTTTTATTGAGACAATTATTGGTATAGCAATTGTTCTATTATTAACTACAGGAGTGGGTGTTGTTGCAGTAAAACAGATGGAAAAAGCAAATGTTACAGCTGCAACTAGCCAGATAGGGAATTTTAAACTAGCTCTAGAGATGTATAGACAGGATAACAAAGTTTACCCAACTGTAGAGCAGGGTTTAAACTCCCTTTGGGAAAAACCAGTTTTAAGTCCTGTACCTAAAAACTGGGATGGCCCGTATATTGATAAAAAAACACCCTTAGACCCTTGGGATAATGAATATTTATATAAAATCCCAGGGGAGAATGGTCTACCATTTACAATAAGCTCATTAGGTGCAGACTCTACAATTGGCGGTTTAGGTTTAAACAAGGATATAAACTCCTATGATTGA
- a CDS encoding alpha/beta hydrolase — protein sequence MKVTSLIFISILVFSCQTYTKESQEVLDSRDELRGLRSYVYEDWIEADQLFDRYFDEYTKDLPNSKYFPVWFNSIGEKMNGVIFTPQVQTKGTVLFIHGYAGNSRGLRYIGNRLLKDGYVIAALTLPGHGLAGGDRGDIDNFDDYAVVVSDFIKILTDKGLKPDFAVGHSTGGSSLIIYNQKYGWEFKKVILIAPLIHSSYWYTSKITRFITRPFIKKLDTRWTGPLAVSTFPMHWFDELTKWNKKLENYNKMDDEIIVLQGDKDRIVSWRYNIKFIKELYNKSEVLIYKDGTHTLFLDEEWDGINVINKAFNFYY from the coding sequence TTGAAAGTTACCAGTCTTATTTTCATCTCTATTTTGGTCTTCTCATGTCAGACATATACTAAAGAGAGTCAAGAGGTACTGGATTCTAGGGATGAACTTAGAGGATTAAGATCCTACGTTTACGAAGATTGGATAGAAGCTGATCAACTTTTTGATAGGTACTTTGATGAATATACTAAGGATCTTCCTAATAGCAAATACTTTCCTGTATGGTTTAATTCCATAGGGGAGAAGATGAATGGAGTGATATTCACTCCACAAGTTCAAACAAAGGGTACTGTCCTTTTTATACATGGTTATGCTGGTAATAGTAGAGGATTGCGATATATAGGAAATAGATTATTAAAAGATGGATACGTAATTGCAGCTTTAACACTTCCAGGCCACGGCTTAGCTGGTGGAGATAGGGGTGATATAGATAACTTTGATGATTATGCAGTTGTAGTCTCTGATTTTATTAAAATCTTAACAGACAAGGGATTAAAACCAGATTTTGCGGTTGGTCATAGCACCGGTGGCTCATCTTTAATAATATATAACCAGAAATATGGGTGGGAGTTTAAAAAAGTTATTTTAATAGCTCCTTTAATCCATTCTTCATATTGGTATACCTCTAAGATTACAAGGTTTATTACTAGGCCTTTTATAAAGAAGTTAGATACACGATGGACTGGCCCTTTAGCTGTTAGCACATTTCCTATGCATTGGTTTGATGAACTTACAAAATGGAATAAGAAGTTAGAAAATTATAATAAAATGGATGATGAAATTATTGTATTACAAGGGGATAAAGATCGAATTGTAAGTTGGAGATATAATATAAAATTTATAAAAGAGTTATATAATAAGAGTGAGGTTTTAATTTATAAAGATGGAACCCACACCTTATTCCTTGATGAGGAGTGGGATGGTATAAACGTGATCAATAAGGCTTTTAATTTTTACTACTAG
- the rny gene encoding ribonuclease Y produces MPYWVMILSCSLVGVLIGWLLRLAYAKYQLSSSEQRAIRLKQDAKIEAERQKNEYLLEGKDQLHRERKQQDKEIRERQKELQKYEKRIQTKEDSLEKKLSDIETQQKTITSKEVELNEKSNNITKLEDELKLELEKVSGLTREEAKRIIVERVENDAKHDAQALVNKIEQEAKDTAEKKAREILVSTIQRIATDVTSDVTVTSVSLPSDEMKGRIIGREGRNIRTLETLTGVDIIIDDTPEAVVISCFDPIRKVIAKKSLERLISDGRIHPARIEEVVQKVAAEINQIIIEEGEKLLFDLGVHNIPREGVKALGRLYFRTSYGQNILDHSKEVAVLAGMIAAEVGADRELAKRGALLHDIGKGLETDGEGNHAELGAEFCKRMGEKPLVVNAVAAHHNDVEFGSLEAIIVQLADAISASRPGARRESLDNYIKRLENLERIAESFTGVEKCFAIQAGRELRILVNSDTVTDKDALPLAKEIAKQIETELTYPGRIRVAIIRETRAIEYAR; encoded by the coding sequence ATGCCATATTGGGTTATGATTTTAAGTTGTTCCCTCGTTGGTGTGTTAATTGGTTGGCTATTAAGATTAGCCTATGCAAAATATCAATTGTCATCTTCTGAGCAAAGGGCTATTAGATTAAAGCAAGACGCAAAGATTGAAGCTGAAAGACAAAAAAACGAGTATTTACTTGAGGGTAAAGACCAACTTCATCGCGAACGGAAACAACAAGATAAAGAGATTAGAGAAAGACAAAAAGAGTTACAAAAGTATGAAAAGAGAATACAAACTAAGGAAGATTCATTAGAAAAAAAACTTTCAGACATTGAAACTCAACAGAAAACGATTACCTCAAAGGAAGTTGAACTTAATGAGAAATCCAATAACATTACTAAGTTAGAGGATGAATTAAAACTTGAACTAGAGAAGGTTTCTGGTCTTACAAGGGAAGAGGCAAAGAGAATTATTGTTGAAAGAGTTGAAAATGATGCAAAGCATGATGCTCAAGCTCTTGTTAACAAGATTGAACAGGAAGCTAAGGATACTGCTGAGAAAAAAGCTAGAGAAATTCTTGTTTCTACAATTCAAAGAATTGCTACTGATGTAACAAGTGATGTAACGGTAACTTCTGTTAGTCTACCTAGTGATGAGATGAAAGGTCGAATTATTGGTAGAGAAGGTAGAAACATTAGAACTTTAGAGACATTAACTGGAGTTGATATTATTATAGATGATACACCAGAAGCTGTTGTTATCTCATGTTTTGATCCAATTAGAAAAGTTATTGCTAAAAAGTCATTAGAGAGACTTATCTCCGATGGAAGAATACATCCTGCAAGAATTGAAGAAGTTGTTCAAAAAGTAGCTGCTGAGATTAACCAAATTATAATTGAAGAGGGTGAAAAACTTCTATTTGATCTAGGTGTACACAATATTCCTAGAGAGGGTGTTAAAGCCCTAGGTAGATTATACTTTAGAACAAGTTATGGACAAAATATTCTTGACCACTCTAAAGAAGTTGCTGTATTAGCAGGAATGATAGCTGCTGAAGTTGGTGCTGATAGAGAACTTGCTAAACGTGGTGCACTTCTTCACGATATTGGTAAGGGATTAGAGACCGATGGAGAGGGTAACCATGCTGAGTTAGGTGCAGAGTTCTGTAAACGAATGGGAGAAAAACCACTTGTTGTAAATGCAGTTGCTGCCCACCATAATGATGTAGAGTTTGGATCTTTAGAGGCTATAATAGTACAACTTGCCGATGCAATTTCTGCTTCTAGACCTGGTGCTAGACGGGAGAGTTTAGATAACTATATTAAACGTTTAGAGAACCTTGAAAGAATTGCAGAGAGCTTTACAGGTGTTGAGAAGTGTTTTGCTATACAAGCTGGACGTGAGCTTAGAATATTAGTTAACAGTGATACTGTAACTGATAAGGATGCTCTACCACTAGCTAAAGAGATAGCTAAACAGATTGAAACAGAATTAACATACCCTGGAAGAATTAGGGTTGCAATAATAAGAGAGACTAGAGCAATAGAATATGCCAGATAG
- a CDS encoding TlyA family RNA methyltransferase — protein sequence MAKKNLLHVLKDRYPDIEEKQLYAYIMCGEVICNGGRIKNPKEKIKTDSEITIKGMKYVSRGGYKLESGLDSFNYSVTDLIVVDAGCSTGGFTDCLLQRGAKKVYSIDVGSNQLAWSLVNDPRVSPMEKTNIMSIDKLDPKPHFAVADLSFRSVLAPARKLFNLISGDEILVLVKPQFEWEDPDKDFDGVVREGETIISICLNLIDKLEEDSIYVKGVTLSQTKGRKGNQELLFLLTTNREDKINDIGHVISLMFV from the coding sequence ATGGCTAAAAAAAATTTACTACATGTTTTAAAAGATCGTTACCCAGATATAGAAGAGAAGCAACTCTATGCATATATTATGTGTGGAGAAGTTATCTGTAATGGTGGTAGAATTAAAAATCCAAAAGAGAAGATAAAAACAGATAGTGAGATAACCATTAAAGGGATGAAGTATGTCTCTAGGGGTGGTTATAAACTTGAGAGTGGTTTAGACTCTTTTAATTACAGTGTAACTGACCTAATTGTTGTAGATGCAGGTTGTTCCACAGGGGGGTTTACAGACTGTCTCTTACAGCGTGGAGCTAAAAAGGTCTACTCTATAGATGTTGGGAGCAATCAACTTGCCTGGTCTCTTGTTAATGATCCAAGAGTTTCTCCTATGGAAAAAACTAATATTATGTCCATTGACAAATTAGACCCAAAACCCCACTTTGCAGTGGCGGACCTATCCTTTAGATCTGTGTTAGCCCCAGCAAGAAAACTTTTTAACCTTATTTCTGGAGATGAGATTTTAGTCCTGGTTAAACCCCAGTTTGAATGGGAAGACCCTGATAAGGACTTTGATGGAGTTGTAAGGGAAGGGGAGACTATTATATCAATATGTTTAAACCTAATAGATAAACTAGAAGAGGACTCTATCTATGTTAAAGGTGTAACCCTATCCCAAACTAAGGGGCGTAAGGGTAACCAAGAGCTTCTTTTTCTTTTAACTACAAACAGAGAGGATAAAATCAACGATATTGGACATGTTATATCATTGATGTTTGTATAA
- the nudC gene encoding NAD(+) diphosphatase has protein sequence MIFKGNSVLVSKKDNSVLLENVGDDAEFIPLMDLASLISGQELNNILKEYQVDNWKRRHNFCGTCGSKTTFDIDDQCMVCPKCQERFYQAMFPAIIVSIIKDDKILLAHNKNFPENLYSVVAGFVDIGENLEETVAREIREEVGIEVKNIKYFASQNWGFTSSLMLAFTAEYSSGEIVVDQEEIDRADWFTRENLPDLPPKISISRDLIDHYVTGM, from the coding sequence ATGATTTTTAAAGGTAATTCAGTTTTAGTAAGTAAAAAAGATAATAGTGTTCTGTTAGAAAATGTGGGTGATGATGCAGAGTTTATCCCTTTAATGGATTTAGCTTCCCTTATAAGTGGTCAGGAGCTTAATAATATATTAAAAGAGTATCAGGTAGATAATTGGAAGCGACGTCATAACTTTTGTGGTACCTGTGGCAGTAAAACAACATTCGATATTGATGATCAGTGTATGGTTTGTCCAAAGTGTCAAGAACGTTTTTATCAAGCTATGTTTCCTGCAATAATTGTCTCAATAATAAAGGATGATAAAATTTTATTAGCCCATAATAAGAACTTTCCTGAGAATTTGTATTCTGTAGTTGCAGGTTTTGTGGATATAGGGGAAAACCTTGAAGAGACTGTAGCCAGGGAGATAAGGGAAGAGGTTGGAATTGAGGTTAAGAATATAAAATATTTTGCAAGTCAAAACTGGGGTTTTACATCATCCCTAATGTTAGCATTTACTGCTGAGTATAGTTCAGGAGAGATTGTAGTAGATCAAGAGGAGATAGACAGAGCAGATTGGTTTACTCGGGAAAATTTACCGGATCTGCCTCCTAAGATTAGTATTTCTAGGGATTTAATAGATCATTATGTTACAGGGATGTAA
- a CDS encoding TIGR00282 family metallophosphoesterase gives MPDSKKVENSFRVLMLGDIIGHPGMRALFSSLKRLKKEQKSDFVIINGENAADGFGLLPNQVDEIFSYGADVITSGNHIWQKEELYPLLDNKERLLRPSNYPNGVPGHGDCVVELKGIKLAVLNLQGRVRMSVNSECPFKQGLKDIKRLRSITKNIVVDFHAEDVTEKEALAEYFNGKVSAVVGTHTHIQTADERILDGGTAYISDIGMTGPMNGIIGSDPDAAIKRTFNSIPYKTSILDEDAVINGVLIEIDASNGKAVSIERVSYDTGL, from the coding sequence ATGCCAGATAGTAAAAAGGTTGAGAACTCTTTTAGAGTTCTCATGCTAGGAGACATAATTGGTCACCCGGGCATGAGAGCTCTTTTTTCTTCTTTAAAGAGATTAAAAAAAGAACAAAAAAGTGATTTTGTTATAATTAATGGTGAAAACGCTGCAGATGGCTTTGGGCTACTTCCTAATCAGGTAGATGAGATTTTTAGTTACGGAGCGGATGTTATTACCAGTGGTAACCATATATGGCAGAAAGAGGAGTTATATCCCCTTTTAGATAACAAAGAGAGACTTCTAAGACCTTCTAACTATCCTAACGGTGTTCCAGGCCATGGAGACTGTGTTGTTGAGTTGAAAGGTATTAAATTAGCAGTATTAAACCTACAAGGTAGGGTTAGAATGTCTGTTAATAGTGAGTGTCCTTTTAAACAGGGACTAAAAGATATTAAACGACTAAGATCAATTACAAAAAATATTGTTGTGGATTTCCATGCTGAGGATGTTACCGAAAAAGAAGCTCTAGCTGAGTATTTTAATGGTAAGGTTAGTGCTGTTGTTGGAACCCATACCCATATCCAAACTGCAGATGAGAGAATCCTTGATGGTGGAACTGCCTATATCTCTGATATTGGAATGACAGGCCCAATGAATGGTATTATAGGTTCAGACCCGGACGCTGCAATAAAAAGAACATTTAACTCTATTCCATATAAAACATCTATCCTTGATGAAGATGCTGTAATTAATGGGGTTTTAATTGAGATAGATGCTAGTAATGGAAAGGCTGTTTCTATAGAGAGAGTATCCTACGATACTGGACTTTAA